Proteins encoded within one genomic window of Thermodesulfobacteriota bacterium:
- a CDS encoding multicopper oxidase family protein, whose amino-acid sequence MKGLSRIIAGVSLLVLVSVLSTGGCGDNKKKPDREEFVNPVIIHSRDGVIDEVFDVIFSENEVNGKSFVSATYNGTYVPPVLSVNRGDTIHLRVNNSIDQMTNMHYHGMNVSPLSPSDDIFIMITPSSSFDYTVDIPEDHPEGMFYYHPHLYGLTEEQIMGGMSGGLLVNGMLDPFPQLDGIKQQIMYLKDVQIKNGEFPPPGGIDPSAPTNFTVNGQTNPVLRIRPGETQFWTLMNIGADLYYDLELEGHRFYEIERDGNRRNRTVEYEDLLLPTSSRAGVLVQGGEPGVYRLRARKFNTGPQGDHYGGATLLTMIVEGDPVLDPVELPIPEAEFPVVEDLCEMPVQRERDIVFSETADGDTFFINGKEFDPSRVDTVVEIGGLERWRVQNTSGELHVFHIHLTDFQVCEINGVPQPFVGSQDTINIPYEGQDPDFEGPGEAVIVIDFRNPVIEGKAVYHCHIGEHEDNGMMAVFQACLPGTCPPEAE is encoded by the coding sequence ATGAAGGGACTATCTCGAATTATTGCCGGGGTTTCGCTTTTGGTTCTGGTCTCGGTTCTGTCGACGGGCGGGTGTGGCGATAACAAGAAGAAGCCCGACAGGGAAGAGTTCGTCAATCCCGTGATCATTCACAGCCGTGACGGCGTCATCGACGAAGTGTTCGACGTCATCTTCTCCGAAAACGAGGTAAACGGCAAGAGCTTCGTCAGCGCCACTTATAACGGCACATACGTTCCCCCGGTTCTCAGCGTGAACAGGGGCGACACCATACACCTCCGCGTGAACAACTCCATAGACCAGATGACGAACATGCACTATCACGGGATGAACGTAAGCCCGCTCAGTCCCTCGGACGATATATTCATCATGATAACGCCTTCGAGCAGCTTCGATTACACCGTTGACATCCCTGAAGATCATCCCGAGGGCATGTTCTATTATCATCCGCATCTTTACGGCCTTACGGAAGAGCAGATCATGGGCGGAATGTCGGGCGGCCTTCTCGTAAACGGCATGCTCGATCCGTTCCCCCAGCTCGACGGCATAAAGCAGCAGATCATGTATCTGAAGGACGTCCAGATAAAGAACGGCGAGTTCCCTCCCCCCGGCGGCATAGACCCGAGCGCGCCGACGAACTTCACGGTTAACGGGCAGACCAACCCCGTCCTCAGGATACGGCCCGGCGAGACGCAGTTCTGGACGCTCATGAACATCGGGGCCGATCTTTATTACGACCTCGAGCTCGAGGGGCACAGGTTCTACGAGATCGAGAGGGACGGCAACAGGCGGAACCGGACTGTCGAGTACGAAGACTTGCTCCTCCCGACCAGCTCCCGCGCCGGCGTTCTTGTGCAGGGGGGCGAGCCGGGAGTATACAGGCTTCGCGCCAGGAAGTTCAACACCGGCCCGCAGGGCGACCATTACGGCGGCGCCACGCTATTGACGATGATCGTCGAGGGCGATCCCGTGCTGGACCCGGTCGAGCTCCCGATTCCCGAAGCGGAATTCCCCGTCGTGGAAGACCTCTGCGAGATGCCCGTTCAAAGGGAGCGTGACATCGTATTCTCCGAAACGGCCGACGGCGATACGTTCTTTATTAACGGTAAGGAATTCGATCCGAGCCGCGTCGATACGGTCGTCGAGATCGGGGGCCTCGAAAGGTGGAGGGTTCAGAACACCTCCGGCGAGCTCCACGTTTTCCACATTCACCTGACCGACTTCCAGGTATGCGAGATAAACGGCGTCCCTCAGCCGTTCGTCGGCAGCCAGGATACGATTAACATCCCCTACGAGGGGCAGGACCCCGATTTCGAAGGGCCCGGTGAAGCGGTTATCGTGATTGATTTCAGGAATCCGGTAATCGAGGGCAAGGCGGTCTACCACTGCCACATAGGCGAGCACGAGGACAACGGCATGATGGCCGTTTTCCAGGCCTGCCTGCCGGGGACGTGCCCGCCCGAAGCGGAATAG
- a CDS encoding FAD-dependent oxidoreductase yields the protein MNKALVVGAGVIGLTSGIRLLEEGFQVRIIAASLPPETTSNVAPAYWYPYRVFPEGRVLAWATVSYKTYTALRSVPGTGIDAFELLKLFDRPAEEPFWKPAVKSYRHARPDELPPGYIDGFVVEVPRIETPVYMSYLVERFKRSGGRMEKLETELDSLDGLAADGEILVNCTGLGSRKLCGDENVYPIRGQLVRTSNPGLKKCLSDESGPLALSYIVPRYGDCILGGTAEENNWSLDVNPETAAGILRKCAILEPRIKDAEVLGHGVGLRPGRTEVCLEKGVTPGGRPVIHNYGHGGGGFTLSWGCAEEVVEIARGF from the coding sequence ATGAATAAGGCTCTCGTCGTCGGGGCCGGGGTCATAGGGCTTACGTCCGGTATCAGGCTCCTCGAAGAAGGATTCCAGGTGAGGATAATCGCGGCCTCGCTCCCCCCGGAGACGACGTCCAACGTCGCGCCCGCGTACTGGTATCCCTACAGGGTTTTCCCGGAGGGCAGGGTCCTCGCGTGGGCAACGGTTTCCTACAAAACGTATACCGCGCTGAGGAGCGTTCCCGGGACCGGCATCGACGCGTTCGAGCTACTTAAGCTATTCGACAGGCCGGCCGAAGAGCCCTTCTGGAAGCCCGCCGTAAAGTCGTACAGGCACGCACGTCCCGACGAGCTGCCCCCCGGATACATCGATGGGTTTGTCGTCGAGGTCCCGCGCATAGAGACGCCCGTGTACATGAGCTATCTCGTCGAGAGGTTTAAAAGATCGGGGGGCCGTATGGAAAAGCTCGAAACAGAGCTCGACTCGCTCGACGGGCTCGCGGCGGATGGCGAGATTCTCGTCAACTGCACCGGGCTCGGCTCGCGGAAGCTCTGCGGCGACGAAAATGTCTACCCGATAAGGGGGCAGCTCGTCAGGACTTCGAACCCGGGCCTGAAAAAGTGTCTCAGCGACGAGTCCGGCCCGCTCGCGCTGTCTTACATTGTGCCGCGCTACGGCGACTGCATACTCGGCGGCACGGCGGAGGAAAATAACTGGAGCCTCGACGTCAACCCTGAAACTGCGGCCGGGATTCTAAGGAAATGCGCGATACTCGAGCCGCGTATAAAAGACGCCGAGGTGCTCGGTCACGGCGTCGGGCTCAGGCCGGGGAGGACTGAGGTCTGTCTCGAAAAAGGCGTCACCCCCGGCGGGCGGCCCGTGATACACAACTACGGCCACGGCGGAGGCGGCTTTACGCTTTCTTGGGGGTGCGCCGAAGAGGTGGTCGAAATTGCGCGGGGCTTCTGA
- a CDS encoding cold-shock protein, with product MSERKIGTVKWFNSTKGFGFIELENEKDVFVHYSEIKATGFRSLEEGQRVEFTVVNGQKGPQAQDVVLA from the coding sequence ATGTCAGAACGTAAAATTGGCACTGTAAAGTGGTTCAATTCTACTAAAGGTTTCGGCTTTATTGAGCTTGAAAACGAAAAAGACGTTTTCGTTCACTACAGCGAAATCAAGGCGACCGGCTTTCGTTCACTCGAAGAAGGCCAGCGCGTAGAGTTCACGGTCGTGAACGGGCAGAAAGGCCCGCAGGCTCAGGACGTAGTACTAGCCTAA
- a CDS encoding DUF2470 domain-containing protein, which produces MTKASRQHGDGAPSGGRPPVPEPSFAERVRTLVYRNLTGTLSTVSKKHPGVPFGSLMPYGLDEKGRPTFLISTMAVHTHNISNDPRASLFVSRADAGGEPLNASRVTLMGSAGKVPDAELEGVRERYLARYRNASYWVDFDDFSFYRLEIDDVYFVGGFGAMGWVTVDDYYSAEADPLSDSARGIIKHMNEDHAAALVLLASEYTGVEADEALMTSVDRLGFQVRIKSGEDVMSRRIGFSREARSPEDARKVLVEMVKSARGHEGGAHE; this is translated from the coding sequence ATGACTAAAGCCTCGAGACAGCACGGCGACGGGGCGCCGTCAGGCGGAAGGCCGCCCGTCCCGGAGCCTTCCTTCGCCGAGCGCGTGAGGACCCTCGTCTACAGGAACCTCACCGGCACTCTATCCACCGTTTCGAAGAAGCATCCGGGCGTGCCGTTCGGCTCACTCATGCCTTACGGGCTCGACGAAAAGGGGAGGCCGACGTTTCTCATAAGCACGATGGCCGTCCACACTCACAATATCTCGAACGACCCGAGGGCGAGCCTCTTCGTGTCCCGGGCCGACGCCGGCGGCGAGCCGCTTAACGCGTCCCGCGTGACACTCATGGGGAGCGCGGGCAAGGTCCCCGACGCCGAGCTCGAAGGCGTAAGGGAGCGCTACCTTGCCCGGTACAGGAACGCATCCTACTGGGTCGATTTCGACGACTTCTCGTTTTACAGGCTCGAAATCGACGACGTATATTTCGTCGGCGGATTCGGGGCCATGGGCTGGGTGACTGTAGACGACTATTACTCCGCCGAGGCCGATCCGCTTTCGGATTCGGCCCGTGGCATCATAAAACACATGAACGAAGACCACGCCGCCGCGCTCGTATTGCTCGCGTCGGAGTATACGGGCGTCGAGGCGGACGAGGCCCTCATGACGTCCGTCGACAGGCTCGGGTTTCAGGTCCGGATCAAATCCGGCGAGGATGTCATGAGCAGGCGTATCGGGTTTTCGAGAGAGGCCCGGAGCCCCGAAGATGCGAGGAAGGTTCTGGTCGAGATGGTGAAGTCGGCCCGCGGTCACGAAGGAGGAGCTCATGAATAA
- a CDS encoding SCO family protein — MKKNLLITTLLLAAASGWGLFAYYYTKPGGGQYFGKVYHRPAPDFSLVDHNGDNISLDRFRDKIVLIAWGYTNCPDVCPTTLAMLSGVLDGLGEDADGVQVLFVTVDPERDTPERLKSYVPFFNEKFIGVTGTRADIDKIASDYGVTIVKHEAVYGRGEHDTWDRYLMTHTNTVYLVDRDGNLRLTYPHYKLDAGGITSDIKKLLQ; from the coding sequence ATGAAGAAAAACCTCTTGATAACGACACTGCTTCTTGCCGCCGCCTCGGGATGGGGGCTCTTCGCATACTACTACACGAAGCCCGGCGGCGGACAGTATTTCGGCAAGGTTTACCACCGCCCGGCGCCCGACTTTTCGCTCGTCGATCACAACGGCGATAACATCAGCCTCGACAGGTTCAGGGACAAGATCGTCCTCATTGCGTGGGGGTATACCAACTGCCCCGACGTCTGTCCCACTACCCTCGCCATGCTGTCCGGGGTGCTGGATGGCCTCGGCGAAGATGCGGACGGCGTCCAGGTGCTCTTCGTGACGGTCGATCCGGAAAGGGACACCCCCGAAAGGCTCAAGTCTTACGTCCCCTTTTTCAACGAGAAATTTATCGGCGTCACCGGGACGAGGGCCGATATAGACAAGATCGCTTCGGACTACGGCGTCACCATCGTGAAGCACGAGGCGGTCTACGGGAGGGGGGAGCACGACACCTGGGACCGCTACCTCATGACCCATACGAATACCGTCTATCTGGTGGACAGGGACGGCAATCTCCGCCTGACATATCCGCACTACAAACTCGACGCCGGGGGTATTACATCCGACATAAAAAAACTATTGCAGTAG
- a CDS encoding amylo-alpha-1,6-glucosidase has translation MPFRFGRGICCVEESAEALEWLVTNGSGGYASGTVAGILTRRYHGLLVAALDPPVGRYLLVAKLDEIAEYGGASVALSSNRWADGAVDPRGYIHIESFYLDGGIPVWNYAIADAILEKRVWMEQGADTTYIRYKLLRASKPLVLGIKVFVNYRDYHGSTSAGGWKMDVGPVEGGISVKAYEGAAPYYVLADKADVEIYNQWYYGFGLSLEKYRGLGSSEDHLLAAEMSRTLTEGESLTVVASTAAPEEIDGAGSLAGRKAYEETILQKFRRKASIGPGADSALVERLALSADQFIVARPGRAEKPGSTVIAGYHWFGDWGRDTMVSLPGLTLTTGRPEVARDILETFAGFISEGMLPNRFPDAGQAPEYNTVDAALWYFEAVRAYFGDTRDEEFITAIFPALEGIIDSYTRGTRYGIKADPNDGLLYAGEEGVQLTWMDARVGGRVITPRMGKPVEVNALWYSALRSMSEFAHIIGKPTAKFDSAADLALTGFERFWNEDRGYCFDVVDGPQGNDPALRPNQIFAVSLSASPLDAERRKKVVDACAEKLLTSHGLRSLSPESPGYKGVYGGDQSSRDGAYHQGTVWGWLIGPFALAHMKVYGDAGKAKGFLRPMLDHMRAAGVGTMSEIFDGDPPMKPRGCIAQAWTVGEILRALAEIDKSSRGKNR, from the coding sequence TTGCCGTTTAGATTCGGAAGAGGAATATGCTGCGTTGAGGAATCGGCCGAAGCGCTCGAATGGCTCGTCACCAACGGCAGTGGCGGATACGCTTCGGGGACGGTCGCCGGCATTCTGACGAGAAGATACCACGGACTTCTTGTCGCCGCACTCGATCCTCCCGTCGGGAGGTACCTCCTCGTCGCCAAGCTCGACGAGATAGCCGAATACGGAGGCGCGTCCGTCGCGCTCTCTTCCAACAGGTGGGCGGACGGCGCGGTGGACCCCAGGGGCTACATCCACATAGAAAGCTTTTATCTCGACGGCGGAATCCCCGTATGGAACTACGCTATCGCCGACGCCATACTCGAAAAGCGCGTCTGGATGGAGCAGGGAGCGGACACGACTTACATACGATATAAGCTCCTCCGGGCATCTAAGCCTCTCGTCCTCGGCATTAAGGTATTCGTCAATTACAGGGACTACCACGGCTCGACGAGCGCCGGTGGCTGGAAGATGGACGTCGGCCCCGTCGAGGGCGGAATATCCGTCAAGGCGTACGAGGGGGCGGCCCCCTATTACGTCCTCGCCGACAAAGCCGACGTCGAAATATATAACCAGTGGTACTATGGATTCGGTCTTTCTCTGGAAAAGTACAGGGGGCTCGGCTCGTCGGAAGACCACCTCCTCGCCGCGGAGATGAGCCGCACACTGACAGAGGGCGAATCACTCACGGTCGTCGCCTCGACCGCCGCCCCGGAGGAAATCGACGGGGCCGGGAGCCTGGCCGGACGAAAGGCGTACGAGGAAACCATACTTCAAAAATTCAGGCGGAAGGCGTCTATCGGCCCCGGCGCGGACTCCGCTCTAGTAGAGCGCCTGGCGCTTTCGGCGGACCAGTTCATAGTGGCGAGGCCCGGCCGGGCAGAAAAACCCGGGAGCACGGTCATAGCCGGGTACCACTGGTTCGGCGACTGGGGAAGGGACACGATGGTTAGCCTGCCGGGCCTCACGCTCACGACCGGCCGGCCCGAGGTAGCGAGGGACATCCTCGAGACGTTCGCCGGCTTCATAAGCGAGGGCATGCTCCCCAACCGCTTCCCCGACGCCGGACAGGCGCCGGAATACAACACCGTGGACGCGGCGCTGTGGTACTTCGAGGCGGTGCGCGCCTACTTCGGCGACACCCGCGACGAGGAATTCATCACCGCGATATTCCCCGCCCTCGAAGGGATAATCGACTCCTATACCAGGGGCACTCGTTACGGCATAAAGGCCGACCCGAACGACGGCCTCCTTTACGCGGGGGAGGAGGGCGTACAGCTCACGTGGATGGACGCCAGGGTCGGCGGCAGGGTCATAACACCCCGCATGGGAAAGCCGGTGGAGGTAAACGCCCTCTGGTACAGCGCGCTTCGCTCGATGTCGGAATTCGCCCATATTATCGGGAAGCCGACCGCGAAGTTCGACTCGGCCGCGGACCTCGCCCTCACGGGCTTCGAGCGTTTCTGGAACGAAGACAGGGGCTACTGCTTCGACGTCGTGGACGGCCCGCAGGGGAACGACCCGGCGCTCAGGCCCAACCAGATATTTGCGGTATCTCTTTCGGCAAGCCCGCTCGACGCCGAACGGCGGAAGAAAGTCGTCGATGCGTGCGCGGAGAAGCTCCTCACGTCCCACGGCCTCCGGAGCCTTTCACCCGAAAGCCCCGGCTACAAGGGCGTTTACGGCGGCGACCAGTCGAGCCGTGACGGAGCGTATCACCAGGGCACCGTATGGGGCTGGCTCATAGGCCCGTTTGCGCTCGCGCATATGAAGGTGTACGGGGACGCCGGTAAAGCGAAAGGGTTTCTCCGGCCGATGCTCGATCATATGAGGGCCGCGGGCGTCGGGACAATGAGCGAGATATTCGACGGCGACCCACCGATGAAGCCGAGGGGCTGCATAGCACAGGCCTGGACCGTCGGAGAGATATTGAGAGCCCTGGCCGAAATAGATAAATCGTCGCGCGGCAAAAACAGATAA
- a CDS encoding DUF2092 domain-containing protein → MSTQFDPALFRLYTRGGRVFFNIVVLAVVLVSGFGIRTASAQYEASANLDSEAAAVLQSMSNYLGSRSDYSFKADIMYNEVLGSGQKVQYGAEAVAYLTKPNKFAISYITERGGYKLWYTAGQATILEIPENDYATATLPGTVDQALNKLSDEYAFDPVLSELLFINTFKTLTKNVTSGRSLGPSRVSGAMCRHLIFRGNDIDWQIWIEDGNRPVPRKLVITYKNRPESPQFIALIKDWVADKTIRDAAYKPDIPKMSSPGEFLQITGRPEFAGISIRAFQ, encoded by the coding sequence ATGAGTACACAATTTGACCCGGCGCTTTTCCGGCTCTACACCCGGGGCGGGAGAGTATTCTTCAACATAGTCGTTCTCGCTGTCGTTCTCGTTTCCGGCTTCGGCATACGGACAGCCTCGGCCCAGTACGAGGCCAGCGCCAACCTGGACTCCGAAGCCGCCGCGGTTCTGCAGTCGATGAGCAACTATCTCGGCAGCCGCTCGGATTACTCGTTTAAGGCCGACATCATGTACAACGAGGTGCTCGGCTCGGGACAGAAGGTACAGTACGGCGCCGAAGCGGTGGCGTACCTTACGAAGCCGAACAAATTCGCCATAAGCTACATCACGGAAAGGGGCGGCTATAAACTCTGGTATACCGCCGGGCAGGCGACGATACTGGAAATCCCCGAGAACGACTACGCCACGGCCACACTGCCCGGGACCGTGGACCAGGCCCTTAACAAGCTGTCCGACGAATACGCCTTCGACCCCGTGCTGAGCGAGCTCCTGTTCATAAATACGTTCAAGACGCTGACGAAGAACGTGACCAGCGGGAGGAGCCTCGGGCCCAGCCGCGTGTCGGGCGCAATGTGCCGCCATCTTATATTCCGGGGGAACGACATAGACTGGCAGATCTGGATCGAGGACGGAAATCGCCCCGTTCCGCGAAAGCTCGTTATAACTTACAAGAACCGCCCGGAATCGCCGCAGTTCATAGCCCTCATAAAGGACTGGGTGGCCGATAAAACAATCCGCGACGCGGCGTACAAGCCCGACATTCCCAAAATGAGCAGCCCGGGCGAGTTTTTGCAAATAACCGGGAGACCCGAATTTGCGGGAATAAGCATAAGGGCCTTTCAGTAG
- the obgE gene encoding GTPase ObgE — MVKFIDEAKIYVRSGAGGNGCVSFRREKYVPRGGPNGGDGGDGGDVYVIANENMASLLDHRYRQHYRAKRGEHGKGKDMHGKNGEDLYVPVPPGTIIRDFETGEIIGDLTKNGETLLVANGGRGGKGNARFATSTNQAPRNAEPGGEPEERTLLLELKLLADVGIIGFPNAGKSTLISRISAARPKVADYPFTTLVPNLGVVSYVDGKTFVVADIPGIIEGAHEGAGLGLQFLRHVERTKLLVHVLDLSPMTGRDPVDDFETLNHELKSYSPELYEKPQIVAPNKIDITESREKLEEIRGYFEKRNIPIFPISGATGEGLKELVRETGKRLEEIKLEEAPEIETEEWPEIE, encoded by the coding sequence ATGGTCAAATTCATAGACGAGGCAAAGATTTACGTGAGGTCCGGTGCGGGCGGCAACGGGTGCGTGAGCTTCAGGAGGGAGAAGTACGTCCCGCGCGGCGGGCCGAACGGCGGCGACGGCGGCGACGGCGGCGACGTCTATGTAATCGCGAACGAGAACATGGCCTCTCTCCTCGACCACCGCTACAGGCAGCATTACAGGGCAAAGCGCGGCGAGCACGGCAAGGGCAAGGACATGCACGGGAAGAACGGCGAGGACCTATACGTCCCCGTGCCGCCGGGAACTATTATCAGGGATTTCGAGACGGGCGAGATAATCGGCGACCTCACGAAAAACGGCGAGACGCTCCTCGTCGCAAACGGCGGGCGCGGCGGTAAGGGCAACGCACGGTTCGCCACCTCGACCAACCAGGCCCCGAGGAACGCCGAGCCCGGCGGCGAGCCGGAGGAAAGGACGCTCCTCCTGGAGCTGAAGCTCCTGGCGGACGTGGGCATAATCGGGTTCCCGAACGCCGGGAAATCGACGCTCATTTCGAGAATATCGGCGGCGCGCCCGAAGGTCGCGGACTACCCGTTCACGACGCTCGTGCCCAACCTGGGGGTCGTAAGCTACGTAGACGGGAAGACGTTCGTCGTAGCCGACATTCCGGGAATAATCGAGGGCGCGCACGAGGGCGCGGGCCTCGGGCTGCAGTTCCTCCGGCACGTCGAGAGAACGAAGCTCCTCGTACACGTCCTCGACCTCTCCCCCATGACCGGAAGGGACCCTGTAGACGACTTCGAGACGCTAAACCACGAGCTGAAATCCTACAGCCCGGAGCTATACGAAAAGCCCCAGATCGTCGCGCCGAACAAGATAGACATAACGGAGTCGAGGGAAAAGCTCGAAGAGATAAGGGGATACTTCGAAAAGAGGAACATACCTATATTCCCGATATCCGGAGCGACGGGCGAAGGCCTTAAGGAGCTCGTCCGCGAGACCGGGAAGAGGCTCGAAGAGATCAAGCTCGAAGAAGCGCCCGAGATCGAAACCGAAGAATGGCCGGAGATCGAATGA
- a CDS encoding TIGR00730 family Rossman fold protein, giving the protein MEKLFEGIGGLFNKTKKTNPKFEDAVFIEGPHSRLSELFFLLRVMREFIRGFRILHFAGPAVTVFGSARTKEGHPAYEVAREIGGELAGMGFSVMTGGGGGIMEAANRGAKEAGGTSIGCNILLPMEQHPNPYLDIMINFKYFFVRKLMLLKYSYAFVVLPGGAGTMDELFETLTLIQTKKIYNFPIILLGKDYFKPLMDFLDLMIIERTIDEDDLGYLIVTDSVDEAIGYIRTHIVDKYGIKLKKVPKPSKILLEKKV; this is encoded by the coding sequence TTGGAGAAATTGTTCGAAGGCATCGGTGGTCTCTTTAACAAAACCAAGAAAACAAATCCGAAGTTCGAGGACGCGGTCTTTATAGAAGGGCCGCATTCACGGCTTAGCGAGCTCTTTTTCCTGCTCAGGGTTATGCGGGAGTTCATTCGGGGATTCAGGATCCTTCATTTCGCCGGCCCCGCGGTGACGGTATTCGGCTCCGCGAGGACGAAGGAAGGGCACCCCGCCTACGAGGTTGCACGCGAGATCGGCGGCGAGCTCGCCGGGATGGGATTCTCCGTCATGACGGGCGGAGGGGGAGGCATAATGGAGGCCGCCAACAGGGGCGCCAAGGAAGCCGGCGGCACCTCTATTGGATGCAACATCCTCCTTCCAATGGAGCAGCACCCGAATCCCTACCTCGACATAATGATAAATTTCAAATACTTCTTCGTGAGAAAGCTCATGCTCCTTAAATATTCCTACGCCTTCGTAGTCCTGCCGGGTGGCGCGGGCACGATGGACGAGCTCTTCGAGACGCTTACCCTCATACAGACGAAGAAGATATACAACTTCCCCATAATCCTCCTCGGGAAGGATTACTTCAAGCCTCTCATGGATTTTCTCGACCTCATGATCATAGAAAGAACCATCGACGAGGACGACCTGGGGTACCTCATAGTTACGGATTCAGTGGACGAAGCGATCGGTTACATACGTACGCATATAGTCGACAAGTACGGAATCAAGCTGAAGAAGGTTCCCAAGCCCTCGAAGATACTCCTCGAAAAAAAGGTCTGA
- a CDS encoding VTT domain-containing protein produces the protein MPFFDISLVTLIQTAGYLGLFVIIFAESGLFVGFFLPGDSLLFTAGFLASQGYFDITVLIVLCFAAAVLGDNFGYAFGKKVGPAIFKKEDSLFFHKKHLVRAQEYYARYGGKTIILARFIPVVRTFAPILAGVGRMHYRTFFVYNIIGAVLWAIGLTALGYYLGSAVPNIDKYLLPIIAAIIIVSILPAVVQIVRDGTLKEIIAALGKKKKTGV, from the coding sequence ATGCCATTTTTCGATATAAGTCTCGTTACGCTGATACAGACCGCCGGCTACCTCGGTCTCTTCGTGATAATATTCGCCGAGTCCGGGCTTTTCGTGGGATTCTTCCTGCCGGGCGATTCGCTCCTTTTCACGGCCGGGTTCCTGGCGTCGCAGGGATACTTCGACATAACCGTTTTGATAGTCTTATGCTTCGCGGCGGCCGTGCTCGGGGACAACTTCGGCTACGCGTTCGGGAAGAAAGTAGGTCCCGCGATATTCAAAAAAGAGGACTCGCTCTTCTTTCACAAGAAGCATCTCGTCCGTGCACAGGAATATTACGCGAGGTACGGCGGCAAAACCATCATACTGGCCCGCTTCATTCCCGTCGTCCGCACGTTCGCCCCCATACTGGCAGGCGTGGGCAGGATGCACTACAGGACCTTTTTCGTATATAACATCATCGGCGCTGTTCTGTGGGCGATAGGACTTACCGCTCTCGGCTACTATCTGGGCTCGGCCGTTCCGAATATAGACAAGTATCTCCTGCCTATAATAGCCGCGATTATAATCGTTTCGATCCTGCCGGCCGTCGTTCAAATCGTAAGGGACGGTACACTGAAAGAGATAATCGCCGCTCTCGGGAAAAAGAAAAAGACCGGCGTATAG
- a CDS encoding DinB family protein: MFPRNYYELMAEYNKWMDGKIYEKCAAIPDADRKKDMGAFFKSIHGTLNHIYYGDISWIERLRDDTYTPRQIGVDFFDDFGELRAAQEKLDDEILDWARALTPEYLSAEYSYVSNVDKKERKLPRWTLVVNLFNHQTHHRGQITTLMKQLGVDPGTTDVPWLPCLQAK, translated from the coding sequence TTGTTTCCCCGAAATTACTACGAGCTTATGGCCGAATACAATAAATGGATGGACGGCAAGATATACGAAAAGTGCGCCGCCATCCCGGACGCCGACAGGAAAAAGGACATGGGGGCTTTCTTCAAATCGATTCACGGCACCCTTAACCACATTTACTATGGCGACATCTCATGGATCGAAAGGCTAAGAGACGACACATACACTCCCCGGCAAATAGGCGTCGATTTCTTCGACGATTTCGGCGAGCTGAGAGCGGCGCAGGAGAAGCTGGACGACGAAATACTCGACTGGGCCCGCGCGCTGACGCCCGAATACCTAAGCGCTGAATACTCGTACGTCAGTAACGTCGACAAAAAGGAAAGAAAGCTCCCGAGATGGACGCTCGTGGTGAACCTCTTCAACCACCAGACGCACCACAGGGGGCAGATAACGACGCTCATGAAGCAGCTAGGCGTCGATCCGGGAACGACGGACGTCCCGTGGCTCCCCTGCCTTCAGGCTAAGTGA